The proteins below come from a single Limnohabitans sp. 2KL-27 genomic window:
- a CDS encoding glycosyltransferase family 1 protein — protein sequence MTSGYLITLDCIIFGLQRFGGISNYWAKLVEHVSVDPALAGSLVLPKHLTYRDFDTAWLQRMPVLGEKLDARIGRYLPARTAGDGGVLHTSYYRLPRHRVGKYVVSVYDFTYERYRTGLARFVHTKQKLASIRRADAVLCISESTRQDVIEFCPGVDTSKLHVIHLGVDVETFYQESTSSPNTNEQTVLFVGQRGGYKRFDLAVEAVRQSPRLSLGIVGPTLTDDERTLLVMRLGNRWQEFGPVSTTDLRRLYSSAFAFIFPSDYEGFGLPILEAMACGCPVVSAALSSLPEVGGTAALYADSQTGESYATALSTFISGAVREDAVRRGIERVAQFDWFQTVQKTKAVYLDR from the coding sequence ATGACTAGCGGATATCTGATCACACTGGACTGCATCATTTTCGGTCTTCAACGCTTTGGAGGGATCTCAAACTATTGGGCAAAACTCGTGGAACACGTTAGTGTCGATCCTGCACTGGCTGGTAGCCTCGTCCTTCCGAAGCATCTGACCTATCGCGATTTTGATACAGCCTGGTTACAACGGATGCCGGTGCTGGGCGAGAAGCTTGATGCGAGAATCGGGCGTTATCTTCCTGCGAGGACGGCTGGCGATGGCGGTGTACTCCACACCTCCTACTACCGACTACCACGTCACCGTGTTGGAAAGTATGTTGTATCGGTCTACGACTTCACGTACGAGCGCTACCGAACTGGATTGGCGCGTTTCGTTCATACGAAGCAAAAGTTGGCTAGCATTAGGCGGGCCGATGCAGTGCTATGCATCTCGGAATCGACCCGACAGGACGTTATTGAGTTTTGCCCCGGAGTGGACACATCGAAGTTGCATGTTATTCATCTTGGTGTAGATGTGGAAACATTTTATCAGGAGTCTACAAGCTCACCTAACACCAACGAACAAACAGTGCTGTTTGTGGGCCAACGCGGGGGATACAAGCGTTTCGATCTAGCTGTTGAAGCAGTTCGGCAATCGCCTCGCCTTTCCCTCGGCATTGTCGGACCTACACTCACGGATGATGAGCGCACCCTCTTAGTAATGCGATTGGGGAACCGCTGGCAAGAATTCGGCCCGGTTTCCACCACAGATTTGCGGCGGCTGTATTCGTCTGCGTTTGCATTTATCTTTCCTTCAGATTATGAGGGTTTTGGCCTGCCAATTCTTGAGGCGATGGCCTGTGGATGTCCTGTCGTTTCAGCTGCTCTGTCTTCATTGCCAGAGGTTGGGGGTACCGCGGCGCTTTACGCTGATAGCCAAACTGGCGAGTCCTACGCTACTGCGTTAAGTACTTTTATTTCTGGAGCAGTGCGTGAGGATGCTGTTCGTCGCGGAATAGAGCGGGTTGCGCAATTTGACTGGTTTCAAACCGTTCAAAAAACCAAGGCTGTGTACTTGGATCGATAA